The following coding sequences are from one Pseudonocardia sp. EC080619-01 window:
- a CDS encoding SDR family NAD(P)-dependent oxidoreductase, which yields MNDQQGRTVVVTGAGSGFGAAATRVLAGRGAHVVMAARDTAKATRVRDEIVAEQPGARLTVRALDLFDPASVRAFAEATDEVDVLLANAGLGSMQRVVGPLGVERGFATNHLGHFALAALLFPRMERAAAPRVVTVSSSLYRRGRIPEDLTYRGRAAMLRSYNDSKLANALFAVELGRRTAAAGSPVASVLVHPGMASTPMQDGHPAPVRAVLGLLTRWVGNSVDAGAAALVEGVVGRVPAAGIIGPDRHGGRPEVQALRAPADDVELARRLWERSEELTGVPFPVRAPAV from the coding sequence ATGAACGACCAGCAGGGACGCACCGTCGTGGTCACCGGGGCGGGCTCCGGGTTCGGCGCGGCCGCCACGCGCGTGCTCGCCGGGCGGGGCGCCCACGTGGTGATGGCGGCGCGGGACACGGCCAAGGCCACCAGGGTCCGGGACGAGATCGTCGCCGAGCAGCCCGGCGCCCGGCTCACCGTCCGGGCGCTGGACCTGTTCGACCCGGCGTCGGTGCGCGCGTTCGCCGAGGCCACCGACGAGGTCGACGTCCTGCTCGCCAACGCGGGGCTGGGGTCGATGCAGCGCGTCGTCGGGCCGCTGGGGGTGGAGCGCGGGTTCGCCACCAACCACCTGGGGCACTTCGCGCTCGCCGCCCTGTTGTTCCCGCGGATGGAACGGGCGGCGGCACCGCGCGTGGTCACCGTCTCGTCCAGCCTCTACCGCCGGGGCCGGATCCCGGAGGACCTCACCTACCGCGGGCGGGCGGCGATGCTGCGCTCCTACAACGACTCGAAGCTGGCCAACGCCCTGTTCGCCGTCGAGCTCGGCCGCCGCACGGCCGCCGCGGGATCACCGGTCGCCAGCGTGCTGGTGCATCCCGGCATGGCGAGCACGCCGATGCAGGACGGCCATCCGGCGCCGGTCCGCGCGGTCCTCGGGCTGCTCACGCGGTGGGTCGGCAACTCCGTCGACGCGGGCGCGGCGGCGCTGGTGGAGGGCGTGGTGGGCCGCGTTCCCGCCGCGGGCATCATCGGCCCCGACCGGCACGGCGGCCGCCCCGAGGTGCAGGCCCTGCGCGCGCCCGCCGACGACGTCGAGCTGGCCCGCAGGCTGTGGGAGCGGTCCGAGGAGCTCACCGGCGTCCCGTTCCCCGTCCGCGCCCCCGCGGTCTGA
- a CDS encoding DUF6104 family protein encodes MYFTDRGIEELVDRRGDEQVSVEWLADRLRAFVDLNPQFETAVERLSSFLARDDADDD; translated from the coding sequence GTGTACTTCACCGACCGCGGCATCGAGGAGCTCGTCGACCGGCGTGGCGACGAGCAGGTCAGCGTCGAGTGGCTCGCCGACCGGCTGCGGGCCTTCGTCGACCTGAACCCGCAGTTCGAGACGGCCGTCGAGCGCCTGTCGAGCTTCCTCGCGCGCGACGACGCCGACGACGACTGA
- a CDS encoding ABC transporter permease: MGSGVVVGPPLVIALLALVALAAAAATIGGTGTAWSSATAVARAVAQLALVALVLLALVRTWWGTAAFVLLMVVVAAWTSGRRITGARGWGVAGTAIVAGVTPVLVVVLTSGAVPFTGIAVVPVAGIVIGGAMTATSLAGRRALDELGTRQGEHEAALALGLLPRDAALLVVRPSAGRALVPALDQTRTVGLVTLPGAFVGVLLGSGDPVQAAAAQLLVLAGLLAAETIAATVVVELVARGRLHRP; the protein is encoded by the coding sequence ATGGGTTCGGGTGTGGTGGTCGGACCGCCGCTGGTGATCGCGCTGCTCGCGCTCGTGGCGCTGGCCGCGGCCGCCGCGACGATCGGGGGTACCGGGACGGCGTGGTCGTCGGCGACCGCGGTGGCCCGTGCCGTCGCGCAGCTCGCGCTGGTCGCCCTGGTGCTGCTCGCCCTGGTCCGGACGTGGTGGGGGACGGCCGCGTTCGTCCTGCTGATGGTCGTCGTCGCGGCCTGGACGTCGGGCCGGCGGATCACCGGGGCTCGCGGGTGGGGGGTGGCCGGGACGGCGATCGTCGCCGGTGTGACGCCGGTGCTGGTCGTCGTGCTGACCAGCGGGGCGGTGCCCTTCACCGGGATCGCCGTCGTCCCGGTCGCCGGGATCGTGATCGGCGGGGCGATGACGGCGACGTCGCTGGCGGGCCGCCGGGCGCTCGACGAGCTGGGGACCCGCCAGGGCGAGCACGAGGCGGCACTGGCCCTCGGCCTGCTCCCGCGGGACGCGGCGCTGCTCGTCGTCCGGCCGTCGGCGGGACGGGCACTCGTGCCCGCGCTGGACCAGACCCGCACGGTCGGGCTGGTGACGCTGCCCGGCGCGTTCGTCGGGGTTCTGCTGGGCAGCGGTGATCCGGTGCAGGCCGCGGCCGCCCAGCTCCTGGTGCTGGCGGGCCTGCTGGCGGCCGAGACGATCGCGGCGACGGTCGTCGTGGAGCTGGTGGCCCGAGGACGCCTGCACCGCCCCTGA